Proteins from a single region of Streptomyces vinaceus:
- a CDS encoding sensor histidine kinase, which yields MRDRRRQKEAWKADWAVRKAEWRAREKRRKACGESPDYGRGPMGPPNAFTLLPWLLLGMGAISNVIKGETPNPWIGALGLLVFNSLYITLVFRAFDRRAREAASTRWCLAALGAVTCALALAYGGNWLLFFPLWGLATGAVVRGRTLGPVMFVVTGLAGAIAGLDEGWDTLGIAYGTLVSGMVTAAILALSETVKELRETRQELARAAVDQERLRFSRDLHDLLGHTLSVIVVKSEAARRIAPRDMDAALGQIADIEAVGRQALTEIREAVTGYRETSLAAELDRARGALTAAGIEPVVRQSGPPLAPQAAALLGWVVREAATNAIRHSGATSCEIEVRSTRERVRLVITDNGGGVGSTLPGSGLTGLTERLAAAGGTLAGGPVPGPGRGFRVTAELPVENPETAENEES from the coding sequence ATGCGGGACAGGCGCAGGCAGAAGGAGGCGTGGAAGGCCGACTGGGCGGTCCGCAAGGCCGAATGGCGGGCGCGGGAGAAGCGGCGCAAGGCCTGCGGCGAGTCGCCCGACTACGGACGCGGCCCGATGGGGCCCCCGAACGCCTTCACCCTGCTGCCGTGGCTGCTGCTGGGCATGGGGGCCATCTCCAACGTCATCAAGGGGGAGACCCCCAACCCCTGGATCGGCGCGCTCGGCCTGCTGGTCTTCAACTCCCTCTACATCACCCTGGTGTTCCGCGCCTTCGACCGGCGGGCCCGCGAGGCCGCGAGCACCCGCTGGTGCCTGGCCGCCCTCGGTGCGGTCACCTGCGCCCTCGCCCTCGCATACGGGGGCAACTGGCTGCTGTTCTTCCCGCTGTGGGGCCTGGCCACCGGCGCGGTGGTCCGGGGCCGCACGCTGGGCCCGGTGATGTTCGTGGTCACCGGCCTCGCCGGGGCGATCGCGGGACTGGACGAGGGCTGGGACACCCTCGGCATCGCCTACGGGACCCTCGTGTCCGGCATGGTCACCGCGGCCATCCTCGCCCTGTCCGAGACGGTCAAGGAGCTGCGCGAGACGCGGCAGGAGCTCGCCCGGGCCGCCGTGGACCAGGAGCGGCTGCGCTTCTCCCGCGATCTGCACGACCTGCTCGGCCACACCCTGTCGGTGATCGTCGTGAAATCGGAGGCGGCCCGCCGGATCGCCCCCCGCGACATGGACGCGGCCCTCGGACAGATCGCCGACATCGAGGCGGTCGGCCGGCAGGCGCTCACCGAGATCCGGGAGGCCGTCACCGGCTACCGCGAAACGAGCCTCGCCGCCGAGCTCGACCGGGCCCGCGGGGCGCTGACCGCCGCCGGGATCGAGCCCGTCGTACGGCAGTCCGGGCCCCCGCTGGCCCCGCAGGCGGCGGCGCTGCTGGGCTGGGTGGTGCGCGAGGCCGCCACCAACGCCATCCGGCACAGCGGCGCGACCAGCTGCGAGATCGAGGTGCGGAGCACGAGGGAGCGGGTCCGACTGGTGATCACCGACAACGGGGGCGGCGTAGGCTCGACCCTGCCCGGCAGCGGACTGACCGGCCTCACGGAACGGCTCGCCGCGGCGGGCGGCACCCTGGCCGGCGGTCCGGTCCCCGGGCCGGGGCGGGGGTTCCGGGTCACGGCCGAGCTCCCGGTGGAGAACCCGGAGACCGCGGAGAACGAGGAGAGTTGA
- a CDS encoding alpha/beta fold hydrolase, with product MTVDHTYRQPGVVLTDHRFSVPLDHARPDGEHIELYAREAVATGKDPETLPWLLYLEGGPGFGARRFTGRQAWLERALTEYRVLLLDQRGTGRSTPANRQTLPLRGTPAQQADYLAHFRADSIVRDAEAIRPGLTGGAPWTVLGQSFGGFCTTHYLSTAPEGLTAALITGGLPSLTATADEVYEAAYPRMERKNLAHYARYPMDVERARRIAAHLVERPAELPGGHRLTAEAFQSLGILLGTGDGSHQLHHLLEDAFVPTPAGPALSDAFLEQVRGLLSFAAHPLYALLHEPIYAQDPAAPTAWAAERVRAAHPGFDARRTLAGDGPLLFTGETVHPWHFTADPALAPLRQTAELLAARTGWAPLYDPARLAANEVPVAAAVYHDDLYVDTAHSLDTASRIRGLRTWVTDEFEHDGVRAGGPRVLDRLLALVRDDV from the coding sequence GTGACCGTCGACCACACCTACCGCCAGCCCGGCGTCGTCCTCACCGACCACCGCTTCAGCGTCCCGCTCGACCACGCGCGCCCGGACGGGGAGCACATCGAGCTGTACGCCCGCGAGGCCGTCGCCACCGGCAAGGACCCCGAGACCCTGCCCTGGCTGCTGTACCTGGAGGGCGGCCCCGGCTTCGGCGCCCGCCGCTTCACCGGCCGGCAGGCCTGGCTGGAGCGCGCCCTCACCGAGTACCGCGTCCTCCTGCTCGACCAGCGCGGCACCGGCCGCTCCACCCCCGCCAACCGCCAGACCCTGCCCCTGCGCGGCACGCCCGCGCAACAGGCCGACTACCTCGCCCACTTCCGCGCCGACTCCATCGTGCGCGACGCCGAGGCCATCCGTCCCGGCCTGACCGGCGGAGCGCCCTGGACCGTGCTCGGGCAGAGCTTCGGCGGCTTCTGCACCACCCATTACCTCTCCACCGCACCCGAGGGCCTGACCGCCGCCCTGATCACCGGCGGTCTCCCCTCCCTGACCGCCACCGCCGACGAGGTGTACGAGGCCGCGTACCCCCGCATGGAGCGCAAGAACCTGGCCCACTACGCCCGCTACCCGATGGACGTCGAGCGGGCCCGCCGCATCGCCGCCCACCTGGTGGAGCGCCCGGCCGAACTCCCCGGCGGCCACCGCCTCACCGCCGAGGCCTTCCAGTCCCTCGGCATCCTGCTCGGCACCGGCGACGGCAGCCACCAGCTGCACCACCTCCTGGAGGACGCCTTCGTCCCGACCCCGGCGGGTCCGGCGCTCTCCGACGCCTTCCTGGAACAGGTACGGGGCCTGCTCTCCTTCGCCGCGCACCCCCTGTACGCCCTGCTCCACGAGCCCATCTACGCCCAGGACCCCGCCGCGCCCACCGCCTGGGCGGCCGAACGGGTCCGCGCCGCACACCCCGGCTTCGACGCCCGGAGGACCCTCGCGGGCGACGGGCCGCTGCTGTTTACCGGCGAGACCGTCCACCCGTGGCACTTCACCGCGGACCCGGCCCTGGCCCCGCTGCGCCAGACCGCCGAGCTGCTGGCCGCCCGTACCGGCTGGGCACCCCTGTACGACCCGGCCCGGCTCGCCGCCAACGAGGTGCCGGTGGCCGCCGCAGTCTACCACGACGACCTCTACGTGGACACCGCGCACTCGCTGGACACGGCGTCGCGGATCCGGGGTCTGCGGACCTGGGTGACGGACGAGTTCGAACACGACGGCGTGCGCGCCGGCGGCCCCCGGGTCCTGGACCGGCTGCTGGCCCTCGTACGCGACGACGTCTAG
- a CDS encoding PIG-L deacetylase family protein, whose protein sequence is MTEQLDQPAPLEPMPADWQRALAVVAHPDDLEYGGAGAIAHWTDGGREVVYLLATRGEAGIDTIPPEECAPLREAEQRASAAVVGVSTVEFLDYRDGVVEYGLDLRRDIAAAIRRHRPELLITLNHRDTWGGQGGGGNWNTPDHKAVGRAALDAAADAGNRWIFPELISEQGLEPWNGVRWVAVAGSSTPTHAVDAAPGLERSIKSLMEHKAYIEVLTDQDPEEYVRGFLTGYAQQAAPRFGGRPAVTFEVFTR, encoded by the coding sequence ATGACCGAACAACTGGATCAGCCCGCGCCCTTGGAGCCGATGCCCGCCGACTGGCAGCGCGCCCTCGCGGTGGTCGCCCACCCCGACGATCTGGAGTACGGCGGGGCCGGGGCCATCGCCCACTGGACGGACGGCGGCCGCGAGGTCGTCTACCTCCTGGCCACCCGCGGCGAGGCCGGCATCGACACGATCCCGCCCGAGGAGTGCGCCCCGCTGCGCGAGGCCGAACAGCGCGCGAGCGCCGCGGTCGTCGGGGTCTCCACGGTGGAGTTCCTCGACTACCGCGACGGCGTCGTCGAGTACGGCCTGGACCTGCGCCGGGACATCGCGGCGGCCATCCGCCGGCACCGCCCCGAACTGCTCATCACCCTCAACCACCGCGACACCTGGGGCGGCCAGGGCGGCGGGGGCAACTGGAACACCCCCGACCACAAGGCCGTCGGCCGGGCCGCCCTGGACGCCGCCGCCGACGCCGGCAACCGGTGGATCTTCCCCGAACTCATCTCCGAGCAGGGCCTGGAGCCCTGGAACGGGGTGCGCTGGGTCGCCGTGGCCGGGTCCTCGACGCCCACGCACGCCGTGGACGCCGCTCCCGGACTGGAGCGTTCGATCAAGTCGCTGATGGAGCACAAGGCGTACATCGAGGTCCTCACCGACCAGGACCCCGAGGAATACGTCCGCGGCTTCCTCACCGGTTACGCCCAGCAGGCGGCGCCGCGCTTCGGCGGCCGCCCGGCGGTGACGTTCGAGGTCTTCACCCGCTGA
- a CDS encoding enoyl-CoA hydratase/isomerase family protein: MIDTIGTGVAEGEERIRLETEDGIAVLTLCRPDRLNGWSWESTRQLGLLADRIRFDPDVRVVLLRAEGRAFCAGIDVKAPGGAITGATPAERTRNYYEGIRWVHERFAVLSRLPQPVVAAVQGYCLGFGFELALMADLRIAAEDAVFALPEAQLGVAVDAGGDLRIAREAGAGWAKFLALTGRRIDAGTAHRLNLVQLLVAPAELDRTARAVAAEIAANAPLAVQGVKRAIDAYADAALAPALDRVAMTAALTLTSEDCREGYTAKAARRPPHFSGG, from the coding sequence GTGATCGACACCATCGGCACCGGGGTCGCGGAGGGTGAGGAGCGCATCCGCCTCGAAACCGAGGACGGCATCGCGGTCCTCACCCTCTGCCGCCCCGACCGGCTCAACGGCTGGAGCTGGGAGTCCACCCGGCAGCTGGGGCTGCTCGCGGACCGGATCCGCTTCGACCCCGACGTACGGGTGGTCCTGCTGCGGGCCGAGGGCCGCGCCTTCTGCGCGGGCATCGACGTGAAGGCCCCCGGCGGCGCCATCACGGGCGCCACGCCCGCCGAGCGCACCCGCAACTACTACGAGGGCATCCGCTGGGTGCACGAACGCTTCGCCGTGCTCTCGCGGCTGCCGCAGCCGGTGGTGGCCGCCGTCCAGGGCTACTGCCTCGGCTTCGGCTTCGAACTGGCCCTGATGGCCGACCTCCGCATCGCCGCCGAGGACGCCGTCTTCGCCCTGCCCGAGGCGCAGCTGGGCGTGGCGGTGGACGCGGGCGGTGATCTGCGGATCGCCCGCGAGGCGGGCGCGGGCTGGGCCAAGTTCCTGGCGCTGACCGGCCGCCGCATCGACGCGGGGACGGCGCACCGGCTGAACCTGGTCCAACTGCTCGTGGCCCCGGCCGAGCTGGACCGCACCGCCCGTGCGGTGGCGGCCGAGATCGCGGCCAACGCCCCCCTCGCCGTACAGGGCGTCAAGCGCGCGATCGACGCCTACGCGGACGCCGCCCTCGCCCCAGCGCTCGACCGCGTGGCCATGACGGCGGCCCTGACCCTCACCTCCGAGGACTGCCGCGAGGGCTACACCGCCAAGGCGGCCCGCCGCCCGCCGCACTTCAGCGGAGGCTGA
- a CDS encoding dihydrodipicolinate synthase family protein, with protein MTQDLSLHGIHVPLVTPFTRTGDIASEALEALAHHVLDEGATGIVALGTTGETAALDEAERDLVTDVCARVCRERGAMLTVGAGASGTRATGEALGRLAQWPEVRAALVTPPPFVRPGAAGVLAHFSRLTEVSPVPLVVYHIPYRTGQPLDAAALRALGELPGVAGMKYAGGGVGEEAVTLLGDLPDGFAVLAGDDLYLSALLALGATGGVLASAHLATARFAELAAAWRDGDVARARSLGHGLARLSAALFAEPNPAVVKGVLYARGRIPTPDVRLPLLPAGGAAVSVALERLAEVGQPG; from the coding sequence ATGACACAGGACCTCTCCCTGCACGGGATTCACGTACCGCTCGTCACCCCCTTCACGCGCACCGGGGACATCGCCTCCGAGGCCCTGGAGGCGCTCGCTCACCACGTGCTCGACGAGGGCGCCACCGGGATCGTCGCCCTCGGCACCACCGGCGAGACCGCCGCCCTCGACGAGGCCGAGCGCGACCTCGTGACCGACGTCTGCGCCCGGGTCTGCCGGGAGCGCGGCGCGATGCTGACCGTGGGCGCCGGGGCGAGCGGCACCCGGGCCACCGGGGAGGCGCTCGGCCGGCTGGCGCAGTGGCCCGAGGTCCGGGCCGCGCTGGTGACCCCGCCCCCGTTCGTCCGGCCCGGGGCCGCGGGGGTGCTGGCGCACTTCTCACGGCTGACCGAGGTGAGCCCCGTACCGCTGGTCGTCTACCACATCCCGTACCGGACCGGTCAGCCGCTGGACGCGGCCGCGCTGCGGGCGCTCGGCGAGCTGCCGGGGGTGGCCGGCATGAAGTACGCGGGCGGCGGCGTCGGAGAGGAGGCGGTGACGCTGCTCGGCGACCTCCCGGACGGGTTCGCGGTCCTGGCGGGCGACGACCTGTACCTGTCCGCGCTGCTGGCGCTGGGCGCGACCGGCGGGGTACTGGCCTCGGCGCACCTGGCGACGGCCCGGTTCGCGGAGCTGGCGGCGGCCTGGCGGGACGGGGACGTGGCGCGGGCGCGGTCCCTGGGGCACGGCCTGGCCCGGCTCTCGGCGGCCCTTTTCGCCGAGCCGAATCCGGCGGTGGTCAAGGGCGTGCTGTACGCCCGGGGCCGGATCCCGACGCCGGACGTACGGCTCCCGCTGCTGCCGGCGGGCGGGGCGGCGGTGTCGGTGGCGTTGGAACGGCTAGCGGAGGTCGGGCAACCGGGCTGA
- a CDS encoding S-(hydroxymethyl)mycothiol dehydrogenase, giving the protein MTHRVRGVIARSKGAPVETTTILVPDPGPGEALVKVQACGVCHTDLHYREGGINDEFPFLLGHEAAGIVESVGPDVTSVAPGDFVVLNWRAVCGTCRACKRGRPWYCFNTHNATQPMTLEDGTPLSPALGIGAFAEKTLVAAGQCTKVDPAASPAAAGLLGCGVMAGLGAALNTGNVGRGDSVAVIGCGGVGNAAVAGARLAGAGRIIAVDLDDRKLEWARGLGATHTVNGRTEDVVKAVQALTGGNGADVVIDAVGRPETYQQAFYARDLAGTVVLVGVPTPDMKLELPLLDVFGRGGALKSSWYGDCLPERDFPLLIDLYLQGRLDLDAFVSETIPLDAVEDAFTRMHRGEVLRSVVEF; this is encoded by the coding sequence GTGACGCATCGCGTACGAGGGGTCATCGCCCGGAGCAAGGGCGCACCGGTGGAGACGACGACGATCCTCGTGCCCGACCCGGGACCCGGCGAGGCCCTGGTCAAGGTCCAGGCCTGCGGGGTCTGCCACACCGACCTCCACTACCGCGAGGGCGGAATCAACGACGAGTTCCCCTTCCTGCTGGGCCACGAGGCCGCCGGAATCGTCGAATCCGTCGGCCCTGACGTCACCTCCGTCGCGCCCGGCGATTTCGTCGTCCTCAACTGGCGCGCCGTGTGCGGTACCTGCCGGGCCTGCAAGCGCGGCCGCCCCTGGTACTGCTTCAACACCCACAACGCCACGCAGCCCATGACCCTGGAGGACGGCACCCCGCTCTCCCCGGCGCTCGGCATCGGCGCGTTCGCCGAGAAGACCCTGGTCGCGGCCGGCCAGTGCACCAAGGTCGACCCGGCGGCCTCCCCGGCCGCCGCCGGACTGCTCGGCTGCGGGGTGATGGCCGGCCTCGGCGCCGCCCTGAACACCGGCAACGTCGGACGCGGCGACTCCGTCGCCGTCATCGGTTGCGGGGGAGTGGGCAACGCGGCCGTGGCCGGTGCCCGCCTGGCCGGCGCGGGCCGGATCATCGCCGTCGACCTCGACGACCGCAAGCTGGAGTGGGCGCGCGGCCTCGGGGCCACCCACACCGTCAACGGCCGTACGGAGGACGTGGTCAAGGCCGTCCAGGCCCTCACCGGCGGAAACGGCGCCGACGTGGTCATCGACGCCGTGGGCCGCCCCGAGACCTACCAGCAGGCCTTCTACGCCCGCGACCTCGCCGGCACGGTGGTCCTGGTCGGCGTGCCGACCCCGGACATGAAGCTCGAACTCCCCCTGCTCGACGTCTTCGGGCGCGGCGGCGCCCTCAAGTCCTCCTGGTACGGGGACTGCCTGCCCGAGCGGGACTTCCCCCTCCTCATCGACCTCTACCTCCAGGGCCGCCTCGACCTGGACGCCTTCGTCTCCGAGACCATCCCGCTCGACGCCGTCGAAGACGCCTTCACCCGCATGCACCGCGGCGAGGTCCTGCGCTCGGTCGTCGAGTTCTAG
- a CDS encoding ABC transporter permease: MTAYVRLEVRRTLRDTSFVVFGIGMPVLMYLLFTNIGGDADTGGWKTASMVAMAAYGALGAALGTGTGVAEDKGIGWLRQLRVTPMTPRQVVIGRALTGSVTVLPAVAAVLAAGAFVNGIRLEAWQWAAIALVLWFGALPFTLLGIGNGYRLTAQTTGVVNVGCSLALSIVGGLWFPTELFPHWLRSLSDLTPTRRFAEIGQSLAAGSAPGPAAVAVLAVWALLFGTYAVLSYRRSARTV; the protein is encoded by the coding sequence ATCACCGCCTACGTCCGTCTGGAAGTCCGCCGGACCCTGCGCGACACCTCCTTCGTCGTCTTCGGCATCGGCATGCCGGTGCTGATGTACCTGCTCTTCACCAACATCGGCGGCGACGCCGACACCGGCGGCTGGAAGACCGCCTCCATGGTGGCGATGGCCGCCTACGGGGCACTCGGCGCGGCCCTGGGGACCGGGACCGGCGTCGCCGAGGACAAGGGCATCGGCTGGCTGCGACAGCTGCGGGTCACACCGATGACCCCGCGCCAGGTCGTGATCGGCCGGGCGCTGACCGGGTCGGTGACCGTGCTGCCCGCCGTCGCCGCCGTGCTGGCGGCCGGCGCGTTCGTCAACGGGATCCGGCTGGAGGCCTGGCAGTGGGCCGCGATCGCCCTCGTCCTGTGGTTCGGCGCGCTCCCGTTCACCCTGCTCGGCATCGGCAACGGCTACCGGCTCACCGCCCAGACCACCGGTGTGGTCAACGTCGGGTGCAGCCTCGCGCTCTCCATCGTCGGCGGGCTGTGGTTCCCGACCGAGCTGTTCCCGCACTGGCTGCGCTCCCTGTCCGATCTCACCCCGACGCGCCGCTTCGCGGAGATCGGCCAGTCCCTCGCGGCGGGCTCCGCCCCCGGGCCGGCCGCGGTCGCCGTGCTCGCCGTATGGGCCCTGCTGTTCGGCACGTACGCGGTGCTCTCGTACCGTCGGTCCGCGAGGACGGTGTAA
- a CDS encoding transglycosylase SLT domain-containing protein, which translates to MPGPGKHRRPKQRPIARKLAFAGTGGAALALPLISATTAGAAVTQPAAAPAAKTVTLAAAKPAVEKAALPLTYSVTVGDTLSKIAAEHAVNGGWQALYEANRSAIGSDPSIIRPGLKLSIGAAAKAAAAKATGVKAAAAAVKPATTYANNLDGWIRQSLDIMARHGIPGSYNGIHRNVMRESSGNPLAINNWDSNAAAGIPSKGLLQVIDPTFRAYHVPGTSLDSYDPVANITAACNYAAARYGSIDNVNGAY; encoded by the coding sequence ATGCCCGGACCCGGTAAGCACCGTCGGCCGAAGCAGCGCCCGATCGCCCGCAAGCTGGCCTTCGCCGGTACCGGCGGCGCCGCCCTCGCCCTGCCGCTGATCAGCGCGACCACGGCCGGCGCGGCCGTCACGCAGCCGGCCGCGGCGCCCGCCGCGAAGACCGTCACCCTGGCCGCCGCGAAGCCGGCCGTGGAAAAGGCGGCGCTGCCGCTGACCTATTCCGTGACCGTGGGCGACACCCTTTCGAAGATCGCCGCCGAGCACGCGGTGAACGGTGGCTGGCAGGCCCTCTACGAGGCCAACCGGAGCGCCATCGGGTCCGATCCCTCGATCATCCGGCCCGGGCTCAAGCTGAGCATCGGCGCGGCGGCGAAGGCTGCCGCGGCGAAGGCGACCGGGGTGAAGGCGGCCGCCGCGGCGGTCAAGCCCGCCACCACCTACGCGAACAACCTCGACGGCTGGATCCGGCAGTCCCTGGACATCATGGCCCGGCACGGAATCCCCGGCAGCTACAACGGAATTCACCGCAATGTGATGCGGGAGTCCTCGGGCAACCCGCTGGCCATCAACAACTGGGACTCCAACGCCGCGGCGGGCATTCCCTCCAAGGGCCTGCTCCAGGTCATCGACCCGACCTTCCGCGCGTACCACGTGCCGGGCACCTCCCTCGACTCGTACGACCCGGTCGCCAACATCACGGCCGCCTGCAACTACGCGGCGGCCCGCTACGGCTCGATCGACAACGTCAACGGCGCCTACTAG
- a CDS encoding response regulator transcription factor encodes MIKVLLAEDQGMMRGALALLLGLEEDIEVVAQVGAGDEIVPAATLARPDVALLDIELPGRSGLDAAAELRTRVPDCRVLILTTFGRPGYLRRAMEAGAAGFLVKDGPVEELAAAIRRVLAGETVIDPALAAAALSAGPSPLTARETDVLNAAVDGATVADIAARVHLSESTVRNYLSSAIGKTGTRNRMEAVRAARRQGWL; translated from the coding sequence ATGATCAAGGTCCTGCTCGCGGAGGACCAGGGCATGATGCGCGGCGCGCTGGCCCTGCTGCTCGGGCTGGAGGAGGACATCGAGGTCGTGGCGCAGGTCGGCGCCGGGGACGAGATCGTGCCCGCCGCGACCCTGGCGCGGCCGGACGTGGCCCTGCTCGACATCGAACTCCCGGGCCGCAGCGGCCTCGACGCGGCCGCCGAGCTGCGCACCCGCGTTCCGGACTGCCGGGTGCTGATCCTGACCACCTTCGGCCGCCCCGGCTACCTGCGCCGGGCGATGGAGGCGGGGGCCGCCGGGTTCCTGGTCAAGGACGGGCCGGTGGAGGAGCTGGCCGCCGCGATCCGCCGGGTGCTCGCGGGGGAGACCGTGATCGACCCCGCGCTCGCCGCGGCCGCGCTCAGCGCCGGACCGAGTCCGCTGACCGCGCGCGAGACGGACGTGCTGAACGCGGCGGTCGACGGGGCGACCGTGGCCGACATCGCGGCCCGGGTCCATCTGTCGGAGTCGACGGTACGGAACTACCTGTCCTCGGCCATCGGCAAGACGGGCACCCGCAACCGCATGGAAGCCGTCCGCGCGGCCCGCCGACAGGGCTGGCTCTAG
- a CDS encoding ABC transporter ATP-binding protein, producing the protein MTQTTRTAPATRAAQPPHEEPAIRFRHAAKSFGAVRAVAGIDLDVRRGETVALLGRNGAGKSTAISLLLGLDEPDAGSVRLFGESPDRAVRAGRIGAMLQEGRAVPRITVRELIGFVARTYPAPMPVAEALELAGLTELAGRRIDRLSGGQAQRVRFAVALAGNPELIVLDEPTAALDVEARRAFWESMRGYARRGNTVLFSTHYLEEADAHADRIVVLDAGRIVADGTGEQLRRAAGGSLVSVDLAGRPTEGLGELPGVVCVEVRGDRARLRTEDPDATVVALAGLGAVRGIEVTAPSLDDAFLALTGSRTGTGSHVDTGSHIGAGTDTDTHADTLSAGSAR; encoded by the coding sequence ATGACGCAGACGACACGGACGGCCCCGGCGACACGGGCCGCGCAGCCACCGCACGAAGAGCCCGCGATCCGCTTCCGGCACGCGGCCAAGTCCTTCGGAGCCGTCCGCGCCGTCGCCGGGATCGACCTCGACGTCAGGCGCGGCGAGACGGTCGCCCTGCTCGGCCGCAACGGCGCCGGCAAGTCCACCGCCATCAGCCTGCTGCTCGGCCTGGACGAGCCCGACGCGGGCAGCGTACGGCTCTTCGGCGAGAGTCCCGACCGGGCGGTCCGGGCCGGCCGGATCGGCGCCATGCTCCAGGAGGGGCGCGCCGTACCGCGGATCACCGTGCGCGAGCTCATCGGATTCGTGGCCCGCACCTACCCCGCCCCGATGCCCGTCGCCGAGGCGCTGGAGCTCGCCGGGCTCACCGAGCTCGCCGGCCGCCGTATCGACCGGCTCTCCGGCGGCCAGGCCCAGCGCGTGCGCTTCGCCGTCGCCCTCGCCGGGAACCCGGAGCTCATCGTGCTCGACGAACCCACCGCGGCCCTCGACGTGGAGGCCCGCCGCGCCTTCTGGGAGTCCATGCGCGGCTACGCCCGGCGCGGCAACACCGTCCTGTTCTCCACGCACTACCTGGAGGAGGCCGACGCCCACGCCGACCGCATCGTCGTCCTCGACGCCGGCCGGATCGTCGCCGACGGCACCGGGGAGCAGCTGCGCCGGGCCGCCGGCGGCTCGCTGGTCTCCGTGGACCTGGCCGGGCGCCCCACCGAGGGGCTCGGTGAACTGCCCGGTGTGGTCTGCGTGGAGGTACGGGGGGACCGCGCGCGGCTGCGTACGGAGGACCCGGACGCGACCGTCGTCGCCCTGGCCGGCCTCGGCGCGGTCCGCGGGATCGAGGTCACCGCGCCCTCGCTGGACGACGCGTTCCTCGCCCTCACCGGCAGCCGCACCGGCACCGGCAGCCACGTCGACACCGGCAGCCACATCGGCGCCGGCACCGACACTGACACCCACGCCGACACCCTCTCCGCGGGGAGCGCCCGATGA
- a CDS encoding LysR family transcriptional regulator: MLDVRRLRLLRELARRGTIAAVAEALAFSPSAVSQQLSVLEREAGLPLLERTGRRVRLTPAGQNLVRHADAVLERLEEAAADLAEARSGLAGALRIGAFPTATRAIVPAALVALARRHPGLEPMVSETDPAAVAHALRAGDLDVALVHEYDFVPAPREPGLATRPLYREPMYLAAPARTPVPEPVREPVPGPVPAPDDQGAALRAHADDPWITATHGTLCHAMAVRACQAAGFTPRIRHRVDEFATVLALVAAGQGVAVVPQLGVVGPADPAVSLTRLPMERRTKVAFRSGAAAHPAVAAFAAALRAAVPPELATPDSPE, translated from the coding sequence ATGCTCGACGTACGACGCCTGCGCCTGCTGCGCGAACTCGCCCGCCGCGGGACCATCGCCGCCGTGGCCGAGGCCCTCGCCTTCAGTCCTTCGGCGGTGTCCCAGCAGCTCTCCGTCCTCGAACGCGAGGCGGGCCTGCCGCTGCTCGAACGCACGGGCCGCCGCGTGCGGCTCACCCCCGCCGGGCAGAACCTGGTCCGGCACGCCGACGCCGTGCTGGAGCGGCTGGAGGAGGCCGCCGCCGATCTCGCCGAAGCGCGCAGCGGCCTGGCCGGGGCCCTGCGCATCGGGGCCTTCCCCACCGCCACCCGGGCCATCGTCCCCGCCGCCCTGGTCGCCCTGGCACGGCGCCATCCGGGGCTGGAGCCGATGGTGTCCGAGACCGACCCGGCGGCGGTCGCGCACGCGCTGCGCGCCGGGGACCTGGACGTGGCCCTGGTCCACGAGTACGACTTCGTGCCCGCGCCGCGGGAACCGGGGCTCGCCACGCGGCCCCTGTACCGGGAGCCGATGTACCTGGCCGCCCCGGCGCGGACCCCGGTCCCCGAGCCGGTCCGTGAACCCGTCCCCGGCCCCGTCCCCGCCCCCGACGACCAGGGCGCGGCCTTGCGGGCGCACGCCGACGACCCCTGGATCACCGCCACGCACGGCACCCTCTGCCACGCGATGGCCGTCCGGGCCTGCCAGGCCGCCGGGTTCACCCCGCGGATCCGCCACCGGGTCGACGAGTTCGCCACCGTGCTGGCCCTGGTGGCGGCCGGTCAGGGCGTGGCGGTCGTCCCGCAGCTGGGGGTCGTGGGCCCCGCCGATCCGGCCGTCTCCCTCACCCGGCTCCCCATGGAGCGCCGCACCAAGGTCGCCTTCCGCAGCGGCGCCGCCGCCCACCCGGCCGTGGCCGCGTTCGCGGCGGCACTTCGCGCCGCCGTACCGCCGGAACTCGCCACTCCCGATTCCCCGGAGTGA